From the genome of Burkholderia cepacia ATCC 25416:
CGAGCAGCAGCAGCGCCGCGCAGGTGCCGCCCTCGTCGGCGGCCTGCTGCGCGCGCATCAGCGCGGGCACGAGCGCGGACAGGTTGTCGAGGCCCGTCATCGGGTCGTGGTGCATCTCGTAGGTCAGGCGCGCCTCGAGCGCGCGCCACGACGACACGTCGAACGCCGCGATCGCGAACCCGTCGACCCCGTGGTGGCGGCTCTTGAACGCGCGGATCTCGACGTCGAGCGGGTAGGTCAGCGATTTCACGATGCACATCGTCGCCTTCTCGACCTGGCCGGAACGCGCGGCGCGCGCAAGCAGGCCTTCGAGCGCCGCGGTATCCTGTTCGGCGATCAGGTCGCGCAGCGTCAGCGTGTGCAGGTAGTCGCGGTGGTAGCCGATGAAGCGCAGGCTCGCGTCCGACACGTAAAGAAAACGCAGTTCACGGTCGACATGGGCGAGGAAATCCACCGTGCCAACCGTCTGTTCCAGCCAGTTGCGTACGGAGTCGTCGCGGCGCGGGGCGCCGGCGCGCGCGGGCATCAGCGCGCCGCCCGACCAGGCGAAGCGGCGCAGCGTATGCAAGGCGCTGCGCCAGGAGCCCTTGCGTGACGTCTGTTTCCTGTTGGCTTCCATGTTTCTCGCTGACGTGAAGGGCTGGAACCGGTTGTCCGGAAGGAATAACGGCAGACTGTGCGGAATCTTTAACGGGCCGGGCGCGGATGGCGCTGCCGCAGGTCCGAATCGGTCACGCAAGTGTTCGACAGGCGAACGCCCGCGTGGCCCACATCGAGGCTGACTTTATAAGAAATGAGGATGCAGATGAAGCGAAAACTGTTGCTGGGCGCCGCCGTGGCGGCGCTGGTGGCCGGTCATGCACTGATGGCGCAGGCGGAACTGAAGCCGGGCGCCGCGGCGCCCGATTTCACGACGCAGGCGTCGCTGGGCGGCAAGACCTACACCTACGCGCTCGCGGACGCGCTGAAGCAGGGGCCGGTCGTGCTCTATTTCTACCCGGCTGCGTTCACGAAGGGCTGCACGATCGAGGCGCACGCGTTCGCGGACGCAGTCGACCGTTACAAGGCTTACGGCGCGACGGTGATCGGCGTATCCGCCGACAAGATCGACACGCTGACGAAGTTCTCGGTGAGCGAGTGCCGGAGCAAGTTCCCGGTCGCGGCTGATCCGGACGCGAAGATCATCCGGGAATACGACGCGAAACTGCCGGCGATCGACCGCGCGAACCGCGTGTCCTACGTGATTTCTCCGGAAGGGAAGATCCTCTACGAATACACGAGCATGTCGCCCGACAAGCACGTCGAGAACACGCTCGCCGCCGTGAAGGCGTGGGCCGACGCGCATCCGAAGCAGTAAACGGGCACCGGGGCACCGGGGCACCGCGTGCGTCAAGCGTCGAGGCGGCCCGTCGTGCGGGCCGCCGGTACGGATCGGCGCGCCGCCGCGCGGCGGCGCGTGTGAGGGCGCTAGGCGCGCAAGGCCTGCTCGATCGGCACGCTGCCGCCGACGAAGCCGACGATCTTGCGCGAGATGCCGAGCTTGATCGCCTCGATCGCGGCCCAGGCGACATCCTGGCGTGACACGGGCGGGGCGCCGTCGAACCACGCGTCGGTCAGCGCGATCTTGCCGACGCCCGGGTCGTCCGTAAGCGGGCCGGGGCGCAGGATCGCGTAGTCGACACCCGACGCGATCACGCGATCGTCGCCTTCGCGCTTCATCTGCGAATAGTGGCGCAGCGCGTCCGGGCCGAGTTCGGGCCGGTACGCGGACAGCGAGCTGATCACCACGAGCTTCTGCGCGTTGTAGGCCAGCGTGTATTCGGCCGCGCGGGCGACCGCGTCGCGGTCGACCTGCTCCTCTTCGGCCGCGCCTTCCGATTCGGCCGATCCGGCTGCGTAGATCACGTGCGTGATGCCCTGGAATGCGTGCGAGAAATCGTTCGTCAGATCGGCCTCGACCACCCGCGCGCCCGCCAGCGCATAGCCGTGCCGGCGCACGAGCGCCGTGACCTCGAACTCCGGCTGCTTGAGCAGCAGATCCGCGCAGGCCTGGCCCGTTCGGCCGGTCGCGCCAATCAGCAGTACCTTCGTCGTCATGAAACCGCTCCTTGCTCGATGCGTCGTCCTCCCAGATAGGGACGGACGACCGATAACTCAAGTGTAATGTCGATTTGCCCGTGCGGCGGGTGTGTATTAAGGGGCGTACCGGCGACGGGCCTTCCTGCCGCCATTCGTTCACACGGATGCGGGAATGACGCGCCGACCGGCTATCATGTGCGCGATGCATTTTTCGCCGCTACGTCATACAACGCAGCGGCCCACCGGTTGGAGTACACATGGCATTACCCCTGGACAACGTCAGCATGGCCGTGTTCTGCGACTTCGAGAACGTCGCGCTCGGCGTGCGCGACGCGAAGTACGAGAAGTTCGACATCAAGCCCGTGCTGGAGCGCCTGCTGCTGAAGGGCAGCATCGTCGTGAAGAAGGCCTATTGCGACTGGGATCGCTACAAGGGCTTCAAGGCGTCGATGCACGAGGCGAGCTTCGAGCTGATCGAGATTCCTCACGTGCGCCAGTCGGGCAAGAATTCGGCCGACATCCGGCTTGTCGTGGATGCGCTCGACCTCTGCTACACGAAGTCGCACGTCGATACGTTCGTGATCATCAGCGGCGACTCGGATTTTTCGCCGCTGGTGTCGAAGCTGCGCGAGAACGCGAAGAAGGTGATCGGCGTCGGCGTGAAGAAATCGACGTCGGACCTGCTGGTCGCGAACTGCGATGAATTCATCTTCTACGACGATCTGGTACGTGAGCAGCAGCGCACGCTCGCGAAGCGCGAACAGCAGCAGCGCGCGGGCAACGGCGGCGCGAAGCGGCCGGACGAGCCGGCGGCGTCGCGCAAGCACGACTTGGACGCGCGCAAGGCCGAGGCGATCGCGCTGGCCGTGGAGACGTTCGACGCGCTCGCGTCGGAGCGGGACGACGTCGGCAAGATCTGGGCGTCGGTGCTGAAGAGCGCGATCAAGCGTCGCAAGCCGGATTTCAACGAGTCGTACTACGGATTCCGCGCGTTCGGCAACCTGCTCGACGAGGCGCAGGCGCGCGGCCTGCTCGAAGTGGGGCGTGACGACAAGTCGGGTGCGTTCGTGTCGCGGGCACGCCAGTCGGCGGCTGCGGAGCAGGTTGCGCAGGCCGGCGAAGGCGGGGCCGCACACCACGGTGGCCACCACGGCGCGCGCGCGGCGGAGCCGGCGCGGGCCGGCCGCGAGCCGCGACGTCGCGAGCAGCGGGCGGAAGCCGTCGTGCATGAAACGGTGCAGGTCGACGCGGACGACGCGGCGATGGCCGAATCGGCCGGAGCCACCGAAATCGCGGCAGTCGTGCCGGCTGAAACGACCGAATTCGTGGAAGCGGTCGAAGCAGCCGAGGCGCACGGCGAAGCGAAGGATGGCCGCAAGCGTGCGCGCAAGAGCGCGGCGAAGAAGACCGGCGCGAAGAAGGGCGCCGCCGCGAAGAGCGCAGGCCGTGAGTCGGCCGGGAGGCCAGACGACGCCGGGCATGGCGCGGCGAAGCACGGCGGCGACAAGCACGCGCACGGCAAGCATGCGGGCGACCCGCATCGCGACCCGGAGCAGGGCGACATGTGGCCCGCCGCGGTGACGCACGTCGAGCCGGCGGCCGGCGATGTCGGCGGCGGGGTGGCTGCCGCACCGGCCGAGGCAGCTGTCGAGGCGCCCGCCGAAGCCAAGCCGAAGAAACCGGCCCGCAAGGCGGCACCGCGCGCGCGGCGTCCGCGCAAGACGGCGGCAGCGGCCGAGTAATGGTCGTGTAGGGGCTGAGGTAACGGCCGAGCCGGGTAGTGACCCGGTAACGTCCCCCGGCCGGGTGTCGTCCGAAGCAGGTCGGCACCCGGGCCGGTTTCTCGCAGCGCAACAACGGCCGGCGCAATGCCGGCCCGTCAGCCGACCTGACCGTTCAGCGCATAAGGCTGCGTCATCACTTCGAGGAAGTGGCCGTCCGGATCGTCGAAATACACGCCGCGGCCGCCGTTGTGGCGGTAGATGTCATCGGGTTGCCGCTTCGCGGGATCGGCCCAGTGCGGCAGCCCGCGCTCGCGGATGCGTGCCAGCACGCGGTCGAAACCGGCTTCGTCGAGCAGGAACGCGTAATGCTGCGACCGGATTTCCCCCGCCTGTTCGTAGAAATCGAGCGACACGCCGTTGTCGAGCGGTACGACCAGCATCGCGCCGAACGGCGTCGGCGGCGGCAGTTCCAGAAGCTCTGTAAGGAAACGGCTCGAGGCGCGCTTGTCGCGACACCAGACGATCGTATGGTTGAGCTGGACGTTCATGGCGTGTCCCCGTGAAGGGTCCCGCGGTGGGCATGGACTCACGATAGCCGATCGCTGCCGATGCGCAAGCGCGGCGAGCGGCCGCCCGGCGGGCGGCCGCTTCCATCACTTCCCGGCGACGGCCGGCCCGCCGGAATTCCCGCGGCGGTTGCGCCGCTTCTCGGCCCAGACGCGGAAACGATCCATGTACAGGTAGACGACCGGCGTCGTATAGAGCGTCAGCACCTGCGACACGATCAGGCCGCCGGCGATCGCGATCCCGAGCGGCGCGCGCAGCTCGGCGCCGTCGCCGCTGCCGAACGCGAGCGGCAGTGCGCCGAACAGGGCGGCCATCGTCGTCATCATGATCGGGCGGAAGCGCAGCAGGCACGCCTCGTGGATCGCGTCGAGCGACGATTTGCCGTAGTGGCGCGTCTGGTCGATCGCGAAGTCGACCATCATGATCGCGTTCTTCTTCACGATACCGATCAGCAGGATCACGCCGATCAGCGCGATGATGCTGAACTCGGTCTTGAACAGCAGCAGC
Proteins encoded in this window:
- a CDS encoding peroxiredoxin, with amino-acid sequence MKRKLLLGAAVAALVAGHALMAQAELKPGAAAPDFTTQASLGGKTYTYALADALKQGPVVLYFYPAAFTKGCTIEAHAFADAVDRYKAYGATVIGVSADKIDTLTKFSVSECRSKFPVAADPDAKIIREYDAKLPAIDRANRVSYVISPEGKILYEYTSMSPDKHVENTLAAVKAWADAHPKQ
- a CDS encoding NAD(P)H-binding protein, which translates into the protein MTTKVLLIGATGRTGQACADLLLKQPEFEVTALVRRHGYALAGARVVEADLTNDFSHAFQGITHVIYAAGSAESEGAAEEEQVDRDAVARAAEYTLAYNAQKLVVISSLSAYRPELGPDALRHYSQMKREGDDRVIASGVDYAILRPGPLTDDPGVGKIALTDAWFDGAPPVSRQDVAWAAIEAIKLGISRKIVGFVGGSVPIEQALRA
- a CDS encoding NYN domain-containing protein, producing MALPLDNVSMAVFCDFENVALGVRDAKYEKFDIKPVLERLLLKGSIVVKKAYCDWDRYKGFKASMHEASFELIEIPHVRQSGKNSADIRLVVDALDLCYTKSHVDTFVIISGDSDFSPLVSKLRENAKKVIGVGVKKSTSDLLVANCDEFIFYDDLVREQQRTLAKREQQQRAGNGGAKRPDEPAASRKHDLDARKAEAIALAVETFDALASERDDVGKIWASVLKSAIKRRKPDFNESYYGFRAFGNLLDEAQARGLLEVGRDDKSGAFVSRARQSAAAEQVAQAGEGGAAHHGGHHGARAAEPARAGREPRRREQRAEAVVHETVQVDADDAAMAESAGATEIAAVVPAETTEFVEAVEAAEAHGEAKDGRKRARKSAAKKTGAKKGAAAKSAGRESAGRPDDAGHGAAKHGGDKHAHGKHAGDPHRDPEQGDMWPAAVTHVEPAAGDVGGGVAAAPAEAAVEAPAEAKPKKPARKAAPRARRPRKTAAAAE
- a CDS encoding VOC family protein, encoding MNVQLNHTIVWCRDKRASSRFLTELLELPPPTPFGAMLVVPLDNGVSLDFYEQAGEIRSQHYAFLLDEAGFDRVLARIRERGLPHWADPAKRQPDDIYRHNGGRGVYFDDPDGHFLEVMTQPYALNGQVG